The region ACTGAAATGGAGCCCCTGGATCGATATGGTCTGGTCCGACCAAGCACCCTGTGAGCCCGATTGTGGCTGTCGCTACTGCGCCAATCACCAGCTTGCCAATGATAACTGGGATCTTGCTTTTCGATCGTGATTTTCGAATAACCATTCGCAAGCTAACCTTTTACTTTGAGATAGTTCACCTCCCAAGGAGATAACCGCCAGAAACGTTATCGGTGGAATAATCATGTCAAGTTGCAGATGAACTTTGCCGGACATACGGGTCACTCAATCGTTAATCTTGACGATAGTAACGACAGCATCTGTTGCATGGATTGCAACTGTTTTGCCCCCAGACGGGGCAGGCGATTGAGGAGAAGTCTCGCTGCTAGCTTGAAATAAGCTGCCCAACTTAACTAATCGGAATTTTCGCGCAGATCAACTCAACCCCGGGGATCTCTTCAACCGATATCGCTGAATGAGACCGTGCGCAAGAAATCGCCGCTCAATCACTCCCCCGCTCACTCACTTCACAACGGATGGTGAGGATGAACCAACAACTTCCCCTGTTTACGCTTCCGGTCCTGGCCATCATTTTGCTCGGCAGCGGCTGCAGCATGGTGCCGAAAACTGACGCCGTAGCGACACCAAACCAAGCCGCAGGTCCTCCGAATCAACCGATGATCTTGGTCGAATTCCAGGCCCCAGGCGAAGCGTCGACAACGCAGCGTATTCCGCTGTCGTCTGCTCCAACGCTACAAGCAGCTGTTCAGCAGACCCAAGCCAATGAGAAGTATGATCGCTTTCATATTGCGATCTCACGACTTCCCCAACATCCCGGTGCTCAGCCGCAGAAGTTGGTCTCGCAATATGATCACCGAAGCGAGCAGATACCCTTCGAGTACGACTACCAATTACGCCCAGGCGACCGTGTCGTTATCGTAAAAGATCCAACCGATACGATGGATGACCTGCTCGGCAGCATCGTCGGTCCGCTGCGAATGGCGGCCGGACGAGAGCCTTTGAACAAGTCGCCCTTCTAAGACAGTAGAGAATCTCTGAAGACATCGAGCGTGCCGCAATCAACGAATTGCAGCACGCTTTTTTTATTTAGTACGAGACGCGCCAACGCGTTCGGAAGAGCCACACCATCACGCCGAACATAATAGCGTTAAGACCGACCGCTAACCCCATAAAGATACCGAAGCGGAACCAATCGCCGGGGTTGTCAGTCGCACCGTCCAAATCAACTTTCAGCGGAACGTCCCACAATGCAGAAAAGGGACTGATCAGGGTTAACTGACGCGAGAACTCGGCCACGACGGTAATCGGAGGTGGCTCCGGATCGGCCGTAGAAGCCGATGTATAATCTACCACGGCAGTCTCAGCCGCTGGCGTAAATGCCAGTTGAGCAAAGTAATCGAACGCCAATGTGCCGCAAAACAGTGCGATAATCACCAAGTAGGTACACATCAGGCTGTGCGATGTTTTTCGGAACAACACCGAGCAAAACAGTGCCAACATCGACGTAGTGATGCAAGTGATCAAGATCACCGAGAGATAAGCTAACACCGATATCCAGTTGGTCCAGTAATACGGCACCATCACGCAAGCCAACAGCAGCGGCCATAGCAGAAAACCGGTCAATACGCTGGAGACACGAAACCCTGCGACCAGCTTCCCGGATAGAATCTGCCAAGGCGAAATCTCGGTCGTCAAAAGCAGGTCGAGCGTTTCGCGTTCACGTTCCGATGTGATACTACCGGCCGAGAACACGGGGCCAACCAAGATGTTGAACAGAATCACATACGCCATGTAAAGCGGCGCGTACTGTGGCTTGAAATACAGGCAAACGGCCATCAAAGGAATTGCCAGGAACATGCTGATCTGGATCACCAGCCGCAGCATCAACGTTCCTTGAGCGAAAATCTCGCTGTGGATTTCCTTGTCATAAACCGGGTTCTTGTTGTCGTCGAGCAGCTGGGTGCGTTTCGGCGGAGCGAAGAGACGATCAGGAAACTGATCGCGCTGAATCACCAAGCCGACCGCTTCTCGAGCCTCTTTCTCTAAGTCGACGACATCCTTCCCTTCACTACCGACGTCGTGCGGATAAAGGAGCGTGCGAGCAGTATAGAGAGACAGCAATAAGATCGTTGCCGCAGCTGCCGCAGGCACAGTCATCAACAGAACGATCAGACGCAGTCCGCCGTTCTCGCCGAGCATCTGCCAGACAAACGCACCAGCCAGGGCGATGGGAAGAATCAGCAAGTAGGAAACAACGAGCGAAGAGGATGTCCTCGCAAAAAAGCTGCTGCACGCCACGCTGATCATGCCGAACGTCGCCACAGCCACCATCAAAATAGCATACGCTGCGAGCAATTCGTACAGCGAAACACCACCCAGCGGCAAACACAACATCACGATCGGAAGCGATGTGAAAA is a window of Bremerella sp. TYQ1 DNA encoding:
- a CDS encoding ABC transporter permease, which gives rise to MYLLENPVLQRELLVNLRTARAFLLLLAYQMLLAAIVYFAWPQVERLDLSTDQEAARRLFDLFFLGQFVLASLMAPSFASGTLTGEKERKTYEMLLASPLKPGAIVIGKLLASLAHLALLIFTSLPIVMLCLPLGGVSLYELLAAYAILMVAVATFGMISVACSSFFARTSSSLVVSYLLILPIALAGAFVWQMLGENGGLRLIVLLMTVPAAAAATILLLSLYTARTLLYPHDVGSEGKDVVDLEKEAREAVGLVIQRDQFPDRLFAPPKRTQLLDDNKNPVYDKEIHSEIFAQGTLMLRLVIQISMFLAIPLMAVCLYFKPQYAPLYMAYVILFNILVGPVFSAGSITSERERETLDLLLTTEISPWQILSGKLVAGFRVSSVLTGFLLWPLLLACVMVPYYWTNWISVLAYLSVILITCITTSMLALFCSVLFRKTSHSLMCTYLVIIALFCGTLAFDYFAQLAFTPAAETAVVDYTSASTADPEPPPITVVAEFSRQLTLISPFSALWDVPLKVDLDGATDNPGDWFRFGIFMGLAVGLNAIMFGVMVWLFRTRWRVSY